The Candidatus Koribacter versatilis Ellin345 genome has a segment encoding these proteins:
- a CDS encoding twin-arginine translocation signal domain-containing protein, with protein sequence MGFTRRDFLKTATVGTAALPMLGFSTEQAYAQASELKIARTTETRSTCPYCAVSCGVIIHTIGDKAKNVTPQVVHVEGDPDHPINRGTLCPKGSSLMQDILNERRLLKPQVRRPGSDHWEDISWDTAFEEIAQKVKKTRDDTFIEKDPMGHTVNRCPGIAFTGGCTDTNEFNFLVVKTMRSMGVTYLENQARV encoded by the coding sequence ATGGGATTCACCCGCAGAGACTTCCTGAAAACTGCCACTGTTGGCACAGCCGCATTACCGATGCTCGGATTCAGTACCGAGCAAGCTTACGCGCAGGCATCCGAGCTGAAAATCGCGCGCACCACCGAGACCCGCTCAACTTGTCCATACTGCGCGGTCAGTTGCGGTGTCATCATCCACACGATCGGCGACAAGGCAAAGAATGTTACGCCGCAAGTGGTGCACGTCGAAGGTGACCCCGATCATCCCATCAATCGAGGTACGCTCTGTCCTAAGGGCTCGTCTCTGATGCAGGACATTCTCAACGAGCGCCGGCTGCTCAAACCGCAGGTTCGGCGTCCCGGTTCCGATCACTGGGAAGACATCTCGTGGGACACGGCCTTCGAAGAAATCGCGCAAAAGGTGAAGAAGACACGCGACGACACCTTCATTGAGAAGGACCCGATGGGACACACCGTCAATCGTTGCCCCGGGATTGCATTCACTGGCGGATGCACGGACACCAACGAATTCAATTTCCTCGTTGTGAAGACGATGAGAAGCATGGGGGTGACGTACCTGGAAAACCAGGCACGTGTTTGA